From a region of the Natator depressus isolate rNatDep1 chromosome 15, rNatDep2.hap1, whole genome shotgun sequence genome:
- the CMKLR1 gene encoding chemerin-like receptor 1 yields MEIYNSSYDYLVDYDIYDDDLPTVSVKQEPSHDARDIARILSVVIYSLTCLLGILGNGLVITIITFKMKKSINAIWFLNLAVADFLFNIFLPLNIAYTAMNYHWVFGAAMCKLNSFLLNLNLYSSVLLLMTISLDRCVSVVFPVWAQNHRTTTLACLICVVDWVVGLVMSFPSLIFRGTATHQGKVICFNNYSLSRNTSDHLQGVMRHQTVNIIRFLTGFVIPITIITVCYMIIVFKLKRNRLAKSKKPFKIIVAIIVTFFLCWAPYQVLNLLETQHDHISHVVFMIGIPITTALAVASSCMNPILYVFMGQDFKKFKVTVLSRLVNALSEDTTHSTLAQRSFSKMSSMTEKETALL; encoded by the coding sequence ATGGAGATCTACAATTCCTCTTATGACTACTTGGTGGATTATGATATTTATGATGATGATTTGCCCACGGTTAGTGTTAAGCAAGAGCCATCGCATGATGCAAGAGACATTGCTAGAATCCTCTCTGTTGTAATCTACAGCCTCACCTGCCTCCTGGGAATTCTGGGGAATGGCCTAGTCATCACGATCATCACTTTCAAGATGAAAAAGTCCATCAATGCCATTTGGTTTCTCAACCTGGCTGTTGCCGACTTTCTTTTCAACATCTTCCTGCCGCTGAATATCGCGTACACCGCCATGAACTACCATTGGGTCTTTGGGGCAGCCATGTGCAAGTTAAACTCCTTCCTCCTCAACCTGAACTTGTACAGCAGCGTGCTGCTGCTGATGACGATCAGCCTTGACCGTTGTGTGTCCGTGGTCTTCCCAGTCTGGGCCCAAAACCATCGAACCACCACTCTGGCATGTTTGATTTGCGTCGTCGACTGGGTGGTTGGTTTGGTCATGAGTTTCCCATCTCTCATTTTCCGGGGCACTGCAACTCACCAAGGCAAGGTGATTTGTTTTAATAACTACTCCTTGTCCAGGAATACGTCTGACCATCTTCAGGGTGTGATGAGACACCAGACTGTAAACATCATCAGGTTTCTGACAGGGTTTGTCATTCCCATCACCATCATCACAGTCTGCTACATGATCATCGTCTTCAAGCTGAAAAGAAACCGGCTCGCCAAATCCAAAAAGCCCTTCAAGATCATTGTCGCCATTATTGTGACCTTCTTCTTGTGCTGGGCCCCCTACCAAGTCCTGAACCTCCTGGAAACACAGCATGACCACATCTCCCATGTGGTATTCATGATTGGGATTCCCATCACCACGGCTCTGGCTGTGGCCAGCAGCTGCATGAATCCCATCCTTTATGTCTTCATGGGCCAGGACTTTAAAAAGTTTAAGGTGACCGTCCTCTCCAGACTAGTGAACGCACTAAGTGAGGACACCACTCACTCGACTCTCGCTCAGAGGAGCTTCTCAAAGATGTCCTCAATGACTGAAAAAGAGACCGCCCTTCTCTGA